Proteins co-encoded in one Pseudarthrobacter chlorophenolicus A6 genomic window:
- a CDS encoding LacI family DNA-binding transcriptional regulator has translation MAVTMNDVAKAAGVSLKTVSNVLNNYEFIRPATRQRVEDAIAELGYEANLTARSLRSGKTSMLGLVLSDLSAPYYAELASKLMDAATKHGYRVLVEQSAAEGAAELNALQGPFRQLTDGLLFTPLSISADAIAERAGTKPLVMLGEHIMDPRFDLVTMKNEEAAAALTSHLLAGGRRRIAVIGATPEESTGTAGLRLNGYRTALKNAGIPFDPALVAPAEWRRDTGAAAVAGLLEAGVEFDAVFGLNDVLALGALHELLIRGVRVPQDVAVAGFDDVDEARFASPSLTTVSPGMDEIAERSMALLLDRIAGRETADAGVHVKAEFQLKIRESAP, from the coding sequence ATGGCAGTAACCATGAACGACGTTGCGAAGGCCGCGGGTGTCTCACTCAAGACCGTCTCCAACGTCCTGAACAACTATGAGTTCATCCGTCCCGCCACCAGGCAGCGGGTTGAGGATGCCATCGCGGAACTGGGCTACGAAGCCAACCTCACCGCCCGCAGCCTGCGCTCCGGTAAAACCTCCATGCTGGGCCTGGTCCTCTCGGATCTTTCGGCGCCCTATTACGCCGAGCTCGCCTCCAAGCTGATGGACGCGGCAACCAAGCACGGCTACCGCGTCCTGGTGGAGCAGTCCGCCGCGGAAGGGGCCGCCGAGCTGAACGCGCTCCAGGGCCCGTTCCGGCAGCTCACGGACGGACTGCTTTTCACGCCGCTGTCCATCAGCGCCGACGCCATCGCCGAGCGGGCCGGAACGAAGCCCCTGGTGATGCTCGGCGAACACATCATGGATCCGCGGTTCGACCTGGTGACCATGAAGAACGAGGAGGCCGCCGCTGCGCTGACCTCCCATCTGCTGGCGGGAGGCCGCCGTCGTATTGCGGTCATTGGCGCCACGCCGGAGGAATCCACCGGCACCGCGGGGCTGCGGCTCAACGGCTACCGCACTGCCCTGAAGAACGCCGGAATCCCCTTCGACCCGGCGCTTGTGGCACCCGCTGAGTGGCGCCGCGATACCGGTGCCGCCGCCGTCGCGGGCCTGCTGGAAGCGGGTGTGGAGTTCGACGCCGTCTTCGGCCTGAACGACGTCCTGGCGCTCGGTGCGCTGCACGAACTCCTGATCCGCGGCGTCCGGGTGCCGCAGGACGTGGCAGTGGCCGGCTTCGACGACGTGGACGAGGCTCGCTTCGCCTCACCGTCCCTGACCACCGTCTCGCCCGGGATGGACGAGATTGCTGAACGGTCCATGGCTTTGTTGCTGGACCGGATCGCCGGCCGCGAAACCGCCGACGCCGGAGTGCACGTGAAAGCCGAGTTCCAGCTGAAGATCCGGGAATCTGCGCCGTAG
- the rsgA gene encoding ribosome small subunit-dependent GTPase A, whose protein sequence is MTERTDLVMLGWTPDDEESFLEQTEAQIARVVIVHGGHAEVMSASGTENVTETVLFSSTLDTTPVAGDWVAVLQGTIVEVAPRRTSMARPDPGGNRTQVLAANIDLILVVVAADPIPSLNAIERMQVMAWDSGATPVLVLTKADQCSDLDEVLEHVAPVSSGLETIVTSITDGRGLSLLHDRVENLTTTMLGASGAGKTSLLNALHGTDAATAPVRRDGQGRHTTTTRRLFPMPWGGVMLDIPGIRSLALQAGQEGISDTFADISELSYHCRFSDCLHERTAGCAVAAAVADGRLSARRLDSWLAVQRELSFQERRRDPAAMAEQRKRWKQATKMSRKSR, encoded by the coding sequence ATGACGGAACGTACAGACCTCGTAATGCTCGGCTGGACTCCAGATGACGAGGAATCATTCCTTGAGCAAACCGAAGCGCAGATCGCCCGGGTTGTGATTGTTCACGGCGGGCATGCTGAGGTGATGTCTGCGTCAGGAACGGAAAATGTAACCGAGACAGTTCTCTTCAGCTCGACCCTCGATACAACTCCCGTTGCTGGTGACTGGGTGGCCGTTCTTCAGGGCACGATTGTTGAGGTAGCTCCACGCAGGACATCCATGGCCCGGCCCGATCCCGGGGGTAACCGCACTCAGGTTCTGGCCGCGAATATCGATCTCATTTTGGTCGTTGTCGCCGCCGATCCCATCCCCAGCCTCAATGCCATTGAACGCATGCAGGTTATGGCGTGGGACTCGGGGGCTACACCGGTTCTGGTGTTGACCAAGGCGGACCAATGCTCAGACCTGGATGAAGTGCTTGAACACGTTGCCCCGGTCAGCAGCGGTCTTGAGACCATCGTGACCAGCATCACTGACGGACGAGGGCTCAGCCTCCTGCATGATCGGGTGGAGAATCTGACTACAACCATGCTTGGGGCCTCTGGCGCAGGCAAAACCTCTTTACTGAACGCATTGCATGGCACTGATGCAGCAACCGCTCCGGTCAGGCGTGACGGTCAGGGCCGCCACACCACTACTACCCGGCGGTTATTTCCCATGCCCTGGGGCGGTGTAATGCTGGACATTCCAGGGATTCGCTCGTTGGCGCTCCAGGCGGGCCAGGAGGGCATTTCCGACACTTTCGCCGACATCTCCGAGCTCTCATATCACTGCCGTTTCAGCGACTGCTTGCACGAACGAACCGCGGGATGTGCCGTCGCTGCGGCTGTCGCCGACGGTCGTCTGTCCGCGCGAAGGCTTGACAGCTGGTTAGCCGTCCAGCGCGAACTCTCGTTCCAGGAGCGGCGTCGCGACCCTGCAGCTATGGCTGAGCAGCGTAAACGATGGAAGCAGGCCACGAAGATGAGCAGAAAGAGCCGGTAA
- a CDS encoding MFS transporter produces the protein MKGLGFTGPFEIAGFPRLFTAALVSGLGGSLVPIAFALESHRLEPSGWGLTVVLLSLWSGRFIGVFAVQRIRPARNPVRVMILSDLVRFIAQAGLLGWILTLGTDSPPTGAITALSISSGVYGIALAFFQPARFTVIPRLIPLEQRGRVNAWLSVLGDVFAISGPLLGSLVFLSLGFQAILLIDSIGFLVGIVVLAGLRLSRSPSQTTPEASASNGNKRIRAKLPPGINTGLATWLFVALTIGLLGTAGPTLVIEQNSAATWAVTAAFMAAGSLVGSASSLLGFLKRVPWKYLHLLCCLSIATQLLCFLLVPLPVLLWAVGFLGAALTTASGIQWDTLGQSIGDDDQVHTFAVRDQIVNTVGVPAGMLFFGVAGAADATFLISAGVAGAVALMGVVITFAPQPTAETPRPLPTPVS, from the coding sequence ATGAAAGGACTTGGCTTCACCGGACCGTTCGAAATCGCAGGGTTTCCTCGCCTCTTTACCGCGGCCTTGGTATCCGGGCTCGGCGGATCTCTTGTCCCCATCGCCTTCGCGTTGGAAAGTCACAGGCTGGAGCCTTCCGGGTGGGGCCTGACAGTGGTCCTTCTCTCCCTTTGGTCAGGACGATTCATCGGAGTGTTTGCTGTCCAGCGAATTCGCCCGGCCCGGAATCCCGTGCGGGTGATGATACTTTCGGATCTCGTGCGGTTCATTGCCCAAGCCGGACTGCTTGGCTGGATTCTGACACTGGGAACCGACAGTCCGCCGACTGGGGCGATCACTGCATTGTCCATTTCATCGGGTGTCTATGGAATCGCACTGGCCTTTTTCCAACCGGCGCGGTTCACGGTGATTCCCCGGCTGATCCCCTTGGAACAGCGGGGACGCGTCAATGCGTGGCTTTCAGTGCTCGGAGACGTGTTCGCCATCTCCGGACCACTCCTTGGTTCACTGGTCTTCCTGTCACTTGGCTTCCAAGCCATTCTCCTAATCGATTCAATTGGATTCCTTGTCGGAATCGTTGTCCTGGCCGGCCTTCGGCTGTCGAGGTCGCCAAGCCAAACCACGCCTGAGGCGTCTGCCAGCAATGGCAACAAAAGAATCCGCGCCAAACTTCCTCCCGGCATCAACACAGGACTGGCCACCTGGCTGTTCGTCGCGCTCACGATCGGCCTCCTGGGGACGGCGGGCCCTACCCTCGTCATCGAGCAGAACTCTGCCGCAACGTGGGCGGTAACGGCAGCATTTATGGCTGCCGGCTCGCTTGTCGGTTCGGCGTCGTCGCTGTTGGGCTTCCTCAAAAGAGTCCCATGGAAATACCTGCACCTGCTCTGTTGCCTGAGCATCGCAACGCAGCTGCTTTGCTTCCTGCTGGTCCCGCTGCCGGTTCTACTGTGGGCCGTGGGGTTCCTGGGCGCAGCCCTGACAACTGCTTCAGGTATTCAGTGGGACACCCTGGGCCAGTCCATCGGGGACGATGACCAAGTCCACACGTTTGCCGTTCGGGATCAGATCGTTAACACCGTCGGCGTTCCTGCCGGAATGCTGTTTTTTGGGGTGGCGGGTGCCGCCGATGCTACTTTTCTGATCAGTGCAGGCGTTGCCGGCGCCGTAGCACTTATGGGTGTAGTGATCACATTCGCGCCGCAGCCCACAGCAGAGACTCCCCGGCCGCTCCCCACCCCGGTGAGCTAG
- a CDS encoding JmjC domain-containing protein: MSTQILENDELLEVLDQLDLVHDGGSYVSRRNILSEESTARLAGIFFNALGQVGTSRFSIRVIHAGKDLHPAQFLTSRTGDGLIGHVTVKDRVLHHYLQQGATVVFDHVNDHVPAAQAIQERVEALTGSKCWVQCYITQASSSAFDMHRDDHAFVIVQLVGRKEWRHAAETVGAPESAVYTPGSVSFYPKATPHDVHGLGEMSMHLTIAFEGFGGKPFQELADDAARTQLVRRRGSGLPFSINTRLIDAATPARLAVSHVPRRSEGSAELRVWSGAGQLAVPARFEDVLHLLAKRPATTPAQASEACGIDETEMLQFWAFGFENGLLHNPAQ; the protein is encoded by the coding sequence TTGTCCACCCAAATACTTGAAAATGATGAGCTACTTGAAGTTTTGGACCAACTGGATCTTGTCCATGATGGAGGCTCCTACGTTTCCCGTCGCAACATACTAAGTGAAGAATCAACTGCTCGCTTGGCAGGCATTTTTTTCAATGCGCTTGGCCAAGTAGGTACGTCCCGCTTTTCAATACGCGTGATTCACGCTGGCAAGGACCTCCATCCAGCCCAATTTCTTACCAGCCGCACCGGAGATGGCTTAATCGGCCACGTAACGGTCAAAGACCGCGTGTTGCACCACTATCTCCAACAAGGGGCCACGGTAGTTTTCGACCACGTCAACGATCATGTGCCCGCGGCGCAAGCCATCCAAGAGCGGGTGGAAGCCCTAACGGGGTCCAAATGCTGGGTCCAGTGTTACATTACGCAGGCATCATCATCGGCCTTCGACATGCATCGCGATGATCACGCGTTTGTGATCGTCCAACTTGTTGGCCGAAAGGAGTGGCGTCACGCCGCAGAGACGGTCGGAGCTCCGGAAAGTGCCGTGTACACGCCCGGATCGGTCTCGTTCTACCCCAAGGCAACGCCACATGATGTCCACGGTCTTGGTGAAATGTCCATGCACCTGACCATCGCTTTCGAAGGGTTTGGCGGTAAGCCATTCCAGGAACTCGCAGACGACGCGGCCAGGACACAGCTTGTCCGCCGCCGCGGTTCCGGGCTGCCGTTCTCCATCAACACCCGCCTCATAGACGCCGCCACGCCCGCACGCCTTGCAGTGAGCCATGTACCTCGACGTTCGGAGGGCTCGGCGGAACTGCGGGTGTGGTCCGGAGCTGGACAGCTCGCGGTTCCGGCCAGGTTCGAAGACGTTCTTCACCTTTTGGCCAAACGGCCGGCAACGACGCCGGCCCAGGCATCTGAAGCTTGCGGCATTGACGAAACGGAAATGCTTCAATTCTGGGCTTTTGGGTTCGAAAACGGCCTCCTCCACAACCCAGCGCAGTGA
- a CDS encoding urease subunit gamma: MHLMPREQEKLMIVVAADLARRRQSRGLKLNYPEAVAIISYELIEGARDGRTVADLMSYGTTILTREDVMEGVPEMIHDVQIEATFPDGTKLVTVHDPIR; the protein is encoded by the coding sequence ATGCATCTGATGCCCCGTGAGCAGGAAAAACTCATGATCGTGGTGGCCGCCGACCTCGCCCGGCGCCGCCAGTCCCGCGGTCTCAAGCTCAACTACCCCGAAGCGGTGGCCATCATCAGCTACGAACTGATCGAGGGCGCCCGGGACGGCCGGACCGTGGCGGACCTCATGAGCTATGGCACCACCATCCTCACCCGCGAGGACGTGATGGAAGGCGTTCCGGAGATGATCCACGATGTGCAGATCGAGGCCACCTTCCCTGACGGCACCAAGCTGGTCACCGTCCACGATCCCATCCGCTAA
- a CDS encoding urease subunit beta, producing the protein MIPGEYVLRPEPVTANAGRDAIELSVTNTGDRPVQVGSHFHFAEANAALDFDRAAARGRRLDIPAGTAARFEPGDSRSVRLIELAGSREVFGLSNAVNGKLDGGPHPGVPATERGAK; encoded by the coding sequence GTGATCCCAGGAGAATACGTCCTCCGCCCGGAGCCCGTGACGGCGAACGCGGGGCGCGACGCCATCGAGCTGTCCGTCACCAACACCGGCGACCGGCCCGTGCAGGTGGGCTCGCACTTCCACTTTGCCGAAGCGAACGCGGCCTTGGATTTCGACCGCGCGGCAGCCCGCGGCCGGCGCCTGGACATCCCGGCCGGTACCGCCGCCCGATTTGAACCCGGAGACTCCCGCAGCGTCCGGCTCATCGAACTCGCGGGGTCCCGCGAGGTGTTTGGGCTCAGCAACGCTGTCAACGGAAAGCTCGACGGCGGCCCTCACCCGGGTGTGCCAGCCACCGAAAGGGGCGCCAAATGA
- the ureC gene encoding urease subunit alpha, producing the protein MSFEIPRRQYADLYGPTTGDKIRLADTELFLEIEKDLTVYGEEVVFGGGKVIRDGMGQNGQATRDEDIPDTVITNAVILDHSGIYKADVALRDGHIFRIGKAGNPQITDGVDIVIGASTEIIAGERKILTAGGIDTHIHFISPDQVATALTSGVTTMIGGGTGPAEGTKATTVTPGKWHIHRMLQAAEAFPMNIGLFGKGHASAVEPLAEQIRAGAIGLKVHEDWGSTTSSIDMSLTVADEYDVQVAIHTDTLNECGFVEDTIRAINGRVIHTFHTEGAGGGHAPDIIKIAGMPNVLPASTNPTLPYTRNTIEEHLDMLMVCHHLNPDIPEDVAFADSRIRAETIAAEDVLQDMGIFSITSSDSQAMGRVGEVITRTWQVADKMKKQRGILAADGGMDLGADGSASAHGSAGSDNFRLKRYVAKYTINPALAQGIADTVGSVEEGKFADLVLWDPAFFGVKPELVLKGGQIAYALMGDANASIPTPQPRTMRPMFGAFGKAVQQTSITFLSKAAIDAGVPEELGLEKLIRPVSGIRNLTKADLKYNDATPDIQVDPETYQVTVDGEDVTCEPADVLPMAQRYFLF; encoded by the coding sequence ATGAGCTTCGAGATCCCGCGGCGGCAGTACGCCGACCTGTACGGCCCCACGACCGGCGACAAGATCCGCCTGGCAGACACCGAACTGTTCCTCGAAATCGAGAAGGACCTCACCGTCTACGGCGAGGAAGTGGTGTTCGGCGGCGGCAAGGTGATCCGCGACGGCATGGGCCAGAACGGCCAGGCCACCCGTGATGAGGACATCCCGGACACCGTCATCACCAACGCCGTCATCCTGGACCACTCCGGAATCTACAAGGCGGACGTTGCCCTCCGGGACGGCCACATCTTCAGGATCGGCAAGGCCGGAAACCCGCAGATCACCGACGGCGTGGACATCGTGATCGGCGCCAGCACGGAGATCATCGCCGGGGAACGCAAAATCCTCACCGCCGGCGGCATCGACACGCACATCCACTTCATCTCCCCGGACCAGGTGGCCACGGCCCTGACCAGTGGCGTCACCACCATGATCGGCGGCGGCACCGGCCCTGCCGAAGGCACCAAGGCCACCACGGTGACCCCCGGGAAGTGGCACATCCACCGGATGCTGCAGGCCGCCGAGGCGTTCCCCATGAACATCGGCCTGTTCGGCAAAGGCCACGCGTCCGCCGTCGAACCCCTCGCCGAGCAGATCCGCGCCGGTGCCATCGGCCTGAAAGTGCACGAGGACTGGGGCTCCACCACGTCGTCGATCGACATGTCGCTGACCGTCGCCGATGAATACGACGTCCAGGTGGCCATCCACACCGACACCCTCAACGAGTGCGGCTTCGTGGAGGACACCATCCGCGCCATCAACGGCCGCGTGATCCACACCTTCCACACTGAAGGCGCCGGCGGCGGCCACGCACCGGACATTATCAAGATCGCCGGGATGCCCAACGTCCTGCCCGCCTCCACCAACCCCACGCTGCCATACACGCGGAACACCATCGAAGAGCACCTGGACATGCTGATGGTCTGCCACCACCTCAACCCGGACATCCCCGAGGACGTGGCATTCGCCGATTCCCGCATCCGGGCCGAGACCATCGCCGCCGAGGACGTCCTGCAGGACATGGGCATCTTCTCCATCACGTCCTCCGACTCCCAGGCCATGGGCCGGGTGGGCGAGGTGATCACCCGGACCTGGCAGGTGGCGGACAAGATGAAGAAGCAGCGCGGAATTTTAGCGGCCGACGGCGGCATGGACCTTGGTGCCGACGGCTCGGCTTCCGCGCATGGCAGCGCCGGGAGCGACAACTTCCGCCTCAAGCGCTACGTGGCCAAATACACCATCAACCCCGCGCTGGCCCAGGGCATCGCGGACACAGTCGGGTCCGTGGAAGAAGGCAAATTCGCCGACCTTGTCCTCTGGGACCCTGCCTTCTTCGGCGTCAAACCCGAACTCGTCCTCAAAGGCGGGCAGATCGCCTACGCCCTGATGGGGGACGCCAACGCGTCCATCCCCACCCCGCAGCCACGCACCATGCGGCCCATGTTCGGCGCCTTCGGCAAGGCCGTCCAGCAGACCTCCATCACGTTCCTGTCCAAGGCCGCGATCGACGCCGGCGTCCCGGAGGAACTCGGGCTCGAGAAACTCATCCGGCCCGTCTCCGGCATCCGGAACCTCACCAAAGCCGACCTCAAATACAACGACGCCACGCCGGACATCCAGGTGGACCCGGAAACCTACCAGGTGACGGTGGACGGCGAGGACGTCACCTGCGAACCCGCCGACGTCCTCCCCATGGCCCAGCGCTACTTCCTCTTTTAA
- the ureE gene encoding urease accessory protein UreE yields the protein MIIDKVLGNLHDLPENDLAAYTGLHREKVVLPSAQLVKRIQRATTDHGNEIGIRLASGSGDLRDGDILHVADTNMIVVSVLPTDVLVIAPRTIHEMGVTAHSLGNRHLQAQFFDADSEYGAAVMVCAYDHTVEDYLTHAGVPYTRQERVLPVPFRHAEHSH from the coding sequence ATGATCATCGACAAAGTCCTCGGCAACCTCCACGACCTACCCGAAAACGACCTCGCCGCCTACACCGGGCTCCACCGCGAGAAAGTGGTCCTCCCCAGCGCCCAGCTGGTCAAACGCATCCAACGCGCCACCACCGACCACGGCAACGAAATCGGCATCCGGCTCGCGTCCGGATCCGGCGACCTCCGCGACGGCGACATCCTCCACGTCGCCGACACCAACATGATCGTGGTCTCCGTGCTGCCCACCGACGTCCTGGTCATCGCACCCCGCACCATCCACGAAATGGGCGTCACCGCACACTCCCTCGGCAACCGGCACCTCCAGGCACAATTCTTCGACGCCGACAGCGAGTATGGGGCGGCCGTCATGGTGTGCGCCTACGACCACACCGTCGAGGACTACCTCACCCATGCCGGTGTGCCATACACCCGCCAGGAACGCGTCCTCCCTGTGCCTTTCCGCCATGCTGAACACTCGCACTAG
- a CDS encoding urease accessory protein UreF codes for MSGYQLALQQLVDSALPTGAFAHSLGFETYIDGGLVFDEESFRIWLSAFIGQQLSYSDGLAIRFLYEGGELGELDALLSASLLPREVREASLKMGGRLLEIGAEVFPSAGLSLYRDLVATGRADGHQPLAFAVVARSLGVPLQEALAAYLFATVTSLTQNAVRAIPLGQNAGQRILRKAHNDVAAAIDVIAHLTPDDFGAVSPGLEISQMRHERQRARMFMS; via the coding sequence GTGAGCGGGTATCAGCTTGCACTTCAGCAGTTGGTTGACTCTGCGCTTCCTACTGGGGCGTTTGCTCACTCTCTGGGATTTGAGACCTATATCGATGGTGGGCTCGTTTTTGATGAAGAGTCCTTCAGAATCTGGCTCAGTGCGTTCATCGGGCAGCAGCTTTCTTACTCTGATGGGTTGGCAATCCGCTTTCTTTATGAGGGGGGTGAGCTGGGGGAGCTGGATGCTCTTTTGTCCGCGTCTCTGTTGCCCCGGGAGGTTCGGGAGGCCAGTTTGAAGATGGGCGGCCGTCTCTTGGAGATTGGGGCTGAGGTTTTTCCGTCGGCCGGGCTGTCACTGTACCGGGACCTGGTGGCCACCGGCCGGGCCGACGGGCACCAGCCGCTGGCGTTCGCCGTCGTCGCCCGCTCCCTTGGGGTGCCGCTGCAGGAGGCGCTCGCCGCCTACCTTTTCGCCACCGTCACCTCCCTCACGCAGAACGCCGTGCGGGCCATCCCGCTCGGCCAGAACGCCGGGCAGAGGATCCTGCGGAAAGCGCACAACGACGTCGCTGCCGCCATCGATGTGATCGCGCACCTCACGCCGGACGACTTCGGCGCCGTCAGCCCCGGACTCGAAATCTCGCAAATGCGGCACGAACGCCAGCGTGCCCGGATGTTCATGAGCTAA
- the ureG gene encoding urease accessory protein UreG codes for MTEPIKIGIGGPVGAGKTQLVERLTRHMSGDISMAAITNDIYTIEDAKILAANGILPEDRIIGVETGGCPHTAIREDTSMNTAAIDELKARHPDLQVIFVESGGDNLSATFSPELVDFSIYIIDVAQGEKIPRKAGQGMIKSDLFIINKTDLAPHVGADLSVMERDSKEFRGNKPFCFTNLKTDEGLENVIQWIRHDVLMLDLA; via the coding sequence ATGACTGAACCCATCAAGATCGGCATCGGCGGGCCCGTCGGCGCCGGCAAAACCCAGCTCGTGGAACGGCTCACCCGGCACATGAGCGGCGACATCTCCATGGCCGCCATCACCAACGACATCTACACCATCGAGGACGCCAAAATCCTCGCCGCCAACGGCATCCTCCCCGAGGACCGCATCATCGGCGTCGAAACCGGCGGCTGCCCCCACACCGCCATCCGCGAAGACACCTCCATGAACACCGCAGCCATCGACGAACTCAAAGCCCGGCACCCCGACCTGCAGGTCATCTTCGTCGAATCAGGCGGCGACAACCTCTCCGCCACCTTCAGCCCCGAACTGGTGGACTTCTCCATCTACATCATCGACGTGGCCCAAGGCGAAAAAATCCCCCGCAAAGCCGGCCAGGGCATGATCAAATCCGACCTCTTCATCATCAACAAAACCGACCTCGCACCCCACGTCGGAGCGGACCTGTCAGTGATGGAAAGGGACTCCAAGGAATTCCGCGGCAACAAGCCGTTCTGCTTCACCAACCTGAAAACCGACGAGGGCCTGGAAAACGTCATTCAATGGATACGCCACGACGTCCTGATGCTCGACTTGGCATGA
- a CDS encoding urease accessory protein UreD gives MGRLELRVAVRGQRSVAEHQYHQGALRVLRPHYLDDSGQVCYVMVNPGGAYLGADLFLLDVEVQDGADLLLTTQSATKVYRTPGSFAEQRMAVRLGEGARLELMPDQLIAYREASYRQRTSVTLRPSSSLVMGEVVTPGWSPDGAAFRYEEVRLRNEIHIETDGGTQLLALDNLLIRPPLGDVTGLGFMEGFSHLGSLVVVDARVDQALADELHHLTAGHDARTGISLTRTVAGTTGLVLRSLSNSTGELNRLLAACANHLRVRWHGQGPLNLRKH, from the coding sequence ATGGGCCGGTTGGAGCTTCGGGTCGCCGTACGTGGCCAGCGATCGGTTGCCGAGCACCAGTACCATCAAGGCGCCTTGAGAGTCTTGCGGCCGCATTACCTTGATGACTCCGGGCAGGTCTGTTATGTCATGGTGAATCCCGGCGGGGCATATCTGGGGGCTGACCTGTTCTTGCTGGATGTCGAGGTCCAGGACGGCGCTGACCTGTTGTTGACCACTCAATCTGCGACGAAGGTTTACCGGACTCCGGGGTCGTTCGCTGAGCAGCGGATGGCTGTGCGGTTGGGGGAGGGGGCGCGGCTCGAACTGATGCCCGATCAGCTCATCGCCTACCGGGAGGCCAGCTACCGGCAACGGACCTCCGTGACCCTGCGGCCGTCGTCGAGCCTTGTCATGGGCGAAGTGGTAACCCCCGGATGGTCGCCGGACGGCGCTGCCTTCCGCTACGAGGAAGTGCGGCTGCGCAACGAGATCCACATCGAAACGGATGGCGGCACACAGTTGCTGGCCCTCGATAACCTGCTCATCCGCCCGCCGCTGGGTGACGTGACCGGGCTGGGTTTCATGGAGGGTTTCAGCCACCTGGGCTCCCTGGTGGTGGTGGACGCCCGGGTGGACCAGGCGCTCGCCGACGAACTGCACCATCTCACCGCGGGCCATGACGCCCGGACCGGGATCTCCCTGACCCGCACCGTGGCCGGAACCACCGGACTGGTGCTGCGCTCGCTGTCCAACAGCACCGGCGAACTGAACCGCCTGCTCGCCGCCTGCGCCAACCACCTGAGAGTACGCTGGCACGGGCAAGGCCCACTGAACCTGAGGAAACACTGA
- a CDS encoding HoxN/HupN/NixA family nickel/cobalt transporter — MTALANIATLYRDRETLPFRTRLLATFGAVAALHVAAVVLLVAGSATAGAPLALGLVLTAYVAGVKHSYDWDHIAAIDNSTRKFVAQRKDPVSVGFAFSLGHSSVVVLAGLLVVAGAAVIGQFMEEGTTGNHVLGLIGSGVSGLFLLAMGLFNGSAFLRAAQVYRRVQDGAAVRDEDLDSKGFVARLLARPLARVQRPRNIYVIGFLFGLGFDTATTIGLLVTTTAASLAGVSPVALMALPLAFTAAMTLCDTVNGVAMMRMYRSAIHSPQRRLGFNAVVTGVSALSALFIAVITLGGFANAAFGLGDPLTSWLGEIDLGEAGLLLVAAFLAVWGGAALASRQPRNN; from the coding sequence ATGACGGCCCTGGCAAACATCGCCACCCTGTACCGGGACCGGGAAACCCTGCCCTTCCGGACCCGCCTGCTCGCCACCTTTGGCGCCGTGGCCGCCCTCCATGTTGCCGCCGTCGTCCTCCTCGTCGCCGGTTCGGCAACCGCCGGTGCGCCCCTGGCCCTTGGCCTGGTGCTGACCGCCTACGTGGCCGGTGTGAAGCACAGCTACGACTGGGACCACATCGCCGCCATCGACAACTCCACCCGCAAGTTCGTCGCCCAGCGGAAGGACCCTGTCAGCGTGGGGTTCGCCTTCAGCCTGGGCCACAGCTCCGTGGTGGTCCTGGCCGGGCTGCTGGTGGTGGCCGGCGCCGCGGTGATCGGCCAATTCATGGAAGAGGGGACCACGGGCAACCACGTGCTGGGCCTGATCGGCAGCGGTGTTTCCGGGCTGTTCCTGCTGGCCATGGGGCTGTTCAACGGGTCGGCGTTCCTGCGGGCTGCACAGGTCTACCGCAGGGTGCAGGACGGGGCTGCGGTCCGGGACGAAGACCTGGACAGCAAAGGATTCGTGGCCCGGCTCCTGGCCAGGCCGCTGGCTCGGGTGCAGCGGCCCAGGAACATCTACGTGATCGGCTTCCTGTTCGGGCTCGGGTTCGATACCGCCACCACCATCGGGCTGCTGGTCACCACCACCGCCGCATCCCTGGCCGGGGTGTCCCCGGTGGCGCTCATGGCCCTTCCCCTCGCGTTCACCGCAGCGATGACCCTCTGCGACACCGTCAACGGCGTGGCGATGATGCGGATGTACAGGTCTGCGATCCACAGCCCGCAGCGCAGGCTCGGGTTCAACGCGGTGGTTACAGGCGTTTCAGCCCTGTCGGCGCTGTTCATCGCCGTCATCACGCTCGGCGGGTTCGCCAACGCGGCCTTTGGCCTGGGCGATCCGCTCACCAGCTGGCTGGGGGAGATCGACCTGGGTGAGGCCGGACTCCTTCTGGTTGCGGCCTTCCTGGCAGTCTGGGGCGGGGCGGCCCTGGCCTCGAGGCAGCCCCGGAACAACTAG